CCGGGCAAGTGCTCGCGCTGGTGGGTTCCCGGGATTTTTTCAACGAAGAGATCGATGGCCAGGTCAACGTCGTCACTTCCTTGCGCCAGCCCGGTTCATCGCTTAAGCCCCTGGTTTATTCGGCTCTTTTTTTGAAAGGTTATACTCCCAACACCATCCTTTATGACGTCTTGACTAATTTTTCTTCTGATCCGAAAAAACCCTACACTCCCAAGGATTTCACCGGCAACGAGCTGGGCCCGGTTACCATTCGCACGGCTCTCGCCGGATCGCTGAATATTCCGGCGGTCAAAGCTACTTATTTGGCCGGTCTGGACAATATCATCAGCCTGGCCAAGACTTTCGGCTATACCAGCTTGAACGATCAAAGCCGCTTTGGCTTATCGCTGGCTTTGGGTGGCGCGGAAGTTGAATTGCTGGAACATGCCAATGCTTACGGAGTTTTTGCCCAAGAAGGCATTTATCATCCGGTGGCTTCGATCTTAAAAGTCGAGGACAAGGATGGAAAAATCTTGGAACAATGGCAGCCCACGGAACAAAATGTTTTGGATCAAAATGTGGCCAGAGAAATCAATGATATTTTATCTGATAACAATGCCCGCGCTTTCATGTTTGGCGAACGTAATAATTTAATTTTGCCCAATCGGCCGGTCGCCGCCAAAACCGGCACCACCAACGACTATCATGACGCTTGGACAATGGGCTACACCCCTTCCTTGGTGGCGGGCGTTTGGGTGGGCAATAGCGACAACAAGGCGATGAACAAGGGAGCTTCGGCCGCCAACGCCGCCGGCCCGATCTGGAACGGATACATGAAAACAATTTTAAACAATACGCCGGTGGAACAGTTCACCAAGCCGAACATTCCCGTAACGGGCAAGCCGATCTTAGACGGCATAATTCCGGGGCAAACGGTCAAGATCGACAAAGTCACCGGCCTCTTGGCCACCGACCTTACTCCTCCGGAAATGATCGTGGAAAAAACTTTCCAGCAAAATCACGATATTCTTTTTTACGTCAACAAAGATGACCCTACCGGCCCGGTGCCAACCGATCCGGCTAGCGACCCGCAATTCGCCGAATGGGAAAAAGACTTGCAGGCCTGGACTGCCAAGCAAGCCGCCAGCTCCACGCTTGCTTTATCGACCGGCACGCCGCCGACTTTATACGACAACGTGCACACCCAGGAGAACAAACCAACCATAAAAATTATCGGTCCGATCAACAACGCGATCCTCACGGGAAATTTATTAACGACCGACGTCCAGGCTGACGCGCCGCGCGGAGTCAGTTCGGTAAAATATTACATCAACGACAATCTCTTTGCCGCCAAAGAAGGGCATTTCTTTAATTTAAACAATCAGCCGCTGGCTTTCTTGGCCAATGGTTATCACAATCTCAAAGTAATGGCTTGCGACGACGTGGGCAATTGCTCCTCCGACTCCGTGGAAATCAATCTGGTCGGCGGCAGCGAAAATATCAACGCTGCTTTTTCCGCGGCCATTGCCTGGCCGTCAAGCGGTCTGGCTTTGGGGGAAGGAGAATTGCCGGCCAATCTTAAATTCCAATTATCCAATCCCGGCCAAGTCGGCCGCGTCGATGTTTACGCCCGCGCCAACGGCGGTGAAGATTCCTTCTTGGGTACGATCAATTCAGTCACCGGCAGTGAAGTTTCGTTCCGCTGGCCCGGCCCGGATCAGTCAGGAACTTACACTCTTTTCGGCAAAGCCTATAGCTGGGAAGGCGATCTGGTAAAAACCAACGAAACAACGGTAACGATCACGCGCACGCCCGCCACCGTCGCCTTGCCTTAAAATAGTCAATAAGATGGTTACAAAATAGTTTTGTAACCATCTCAATTTAAAAACCGTCGTCTTAAAGGGGCGGCGGTTTTTCGTTTTTTATTTCTTGATTGCTTTTTTTCGGATTTTTTTTGGATATAGCGCGGCCTTCCATTTTCTAATTTCCCGCATGCTTAGCTCCCTGTCCAACCATGGCCGTTTTTTTGCCGGGGTTTTGCCGCAACGTATCGCCACTGACTCGCCATGACCCATTTCGTCCTCCTTTATTGTTTAATAGGCATAATAATATATAAATATCCTTTTTCACCCAGCGGCTTGATCAGGCACGGCGTATTGCCGTCAATCACTTCCAGCTTGATCGTTTCTTCGTCGATATTATTCAAGCCGTCCAATAAATATTGATAGTTGATGATAATGCCGTTGTCAATGCCGTTGGTTTCAGCTTCAATCTTGACGATATTTTCGCCGGTAGTGCCGGAGGCCGAAGAAACGATCACTTGATTTTTTCCTTCGGGAAAGTCCAGATTAATATCATTGATGCCGCTTTTGGAAAAAAGCGCCGACGCCTTAATGGCCCTGATCAATTCAAAACGGTTCAGCACGGCCGTGGTTTTTCCGGCCGCGGGAATAATCTGTTTATAATCGGGATATTGCCCCTCGATCAGGCGAGAAATCAATTCGGTATTATCGACCGCGAATAATATTTGATTGTCGTTGATGTAAAAATTAATTTCCTTTTTACCCCCCTCGCCCTGGTCCAGGCCGGCCAAAATTCTTAATATTTCCTGAATGGTCCGGGCCGGAACAATGACCTTTTGCTCTGGAACGGCCTTGTCTTTCCCCTCGCTACCCTCCTCTTTGATCTCCAATTCTTTTTCCGCCAAGCGATAGCTGTCCGTCGCCGCCAAAACCAATTTGTTCTGGCCAATCGTCATTAAAACTCCCGACAACTCGATGCGCGATTCACTGTTAGCCGCGGCAAAAACCACCTTGGCCAGCGCGTTCTTCAAGTCCGCGATCTTGACGGTTTTCTTATTTTTTTTCTCAATTTGCGGAATCAAAGGAAAATCCTCGCTCGCCTCGGTTTTTATTTTTGTCTTGAAATTTTCACACTCCACGCGTAAGACCCCGTCTTCCTTGATCAGATCAATTTTTTTATTAGGTAAAAGGTTGATGTAATCGGCAAAAATTTTGGCATCTACCGTAAAACTTCCTTCTTTTTCCACTTTCCCCCGGATAAAATGAGTAATACCCACTTCCAAATTCGTCGTCATCAGCCGCACACCCTCTTTTTTAACCTCCACTAAAATATTATTTAAAATCGGCAAGTTGGCATTTTTGCCGGCCAAGTGGCTGACAATAAATAACCCTTGTTTTAAATTTTCTTTTAGGATCGAGAGGTTCATATCTTTTATTAATTTAATATCTTTATTTAATAATAGTAATAAGCGAGTGGATAAGATTGGAAGAAAAAAATTATTGGTTAATATTAAATTGTTTATTCGTATAAAGCGGTGAATAAGGGTGGGGATGGAGTGTTGAAGGGTTTTAACGGTTTGGGGAAAAGTCCGCTCCGGCGGGACTTATCCCGAAACTGTAAAAAATT
Above is a window of Patescibacteria group bacterium DNA encoding:
- a CDS encoding PBP1A family penicillin-binding protein, translated to MNFQQTWSSKKANHTPMNNGSNWQSKNKKGFSLAKIIFNKTFFKIIAVLFLLGVVSLFAVFAWFSRDLPNPNQLMDRQVAQSTKIYDRTGQNILYDIHGDQQRTLVELKDIPNYVKWATVAVEDKNFYEHKGFSFWAIFRTIATNILYHKKAGGSTLTQQFIKNAVLTNEKTYTRKIKELILAYKMEKKFSKDQILQLYLNEIPYGSTAYGVQAASQRYFKKDVKDLTLAEAAVLAALPQSPTVYSPYGSHKDALIKRQQYILGLMAEQGYITKDEAEAAKKEQLKFAPNTENITAPHFVMYVKELLTEKYGEKMVEQGGLKITTTLDLSKQKAAEQAIGDWWNKTKVIDKKTGKESSYNSFGASNAALVSLDPKTGQVLALVGSRDFFNEEIDGQVNVVTSLRQPGSSLKPLVYSALFLKGYTPNTILYDVLTNFSSDPKKPYTPKDFTGNELGPVTIRTALAGSLNIPAVKATYLAGLDNIISLAKTFGYTSLNDQSRFGLSLALGGAEVELLEHANAYGVFAQEGIYHPVASILKVEDKDGKILEQWQPTEQNVLDQNVAREINDILSDNNARAFMFGERNNLILPNRPVAAKTGTTNDYHDAWTMGYTPSLVAGVWVGNSDNKAMNKGASAANAAGPIWNGYMKTILNNTPVEQFTKPNIPVTGKPILDGIIPGQTVKIDKVTGLLATDLTPPEMIVEKTFQQNHDILFYVNKDDPTGPVPTDPASDPQFAEWEKDLQAWTAKQAASSTLALSTGTPPTLYDNVHTQENKPTIKIIGPINNAILTGNLLTTDVQADAPRGVSSVKYYINDNLFAAKEGHFFNLNNQPLAFLANGYHNLKVMACDDVGNCSSDSVEINLVGGSENINAAFSAAIAWPSSGLALGEGELPANLKFQLSNPGQVGRVDVYARANGGEDSFLGTINSVTGSEVSFRWPGPDQSGTYTLFGKAYSWEGDLVKTNETTVTITRTPATVALP
- the dnaN gene encoding DNA polymerase III subunit beta, with product MNLSILKENLKQGLFIVSHLAGKNANLPILNNILVEVKKEGVRLMTTNLEVGITHFIRGKVEKEGSFTVDAKIFADYINLLPNKKIDLIKEDGVLRVECENFKTKIKTEASEDFPLIPQIEKKNKKTVKIADLKNALAKVVFAAANSESRIELSGVLMTIGQNKLVLAATDSYRLAEKELEIKEEGSEGKDKAVPEQKVIVPARTIQEILRILAGLDQGEGGKKEINFYINDNQILFAVDNTELISRLIEGQYPDYKQIIPAAGKTTAVLNRFELIRAIKASALFSKSGINDINLDFPEGKNQVIVSSASGTTGENIVKIEAETNGIDNGIIINYQYLLDGLNNIDEETIKLEVIDGNTPCLIKPLGEKGYLYIIMPIKQ